Sequence from the Halobaculum rubrum genome:
CGAGACGGTCTCGTTCGGCGACGACGAGATCGAGATCGAGGGCGTCCAGGTTCGCGACGAGTCCGCCGACACCTACCGCCACGAGAAGTTCGACCACGAGGGCGACATGGTGTACGCGAAGGACGTGAAGCGCGTGTACGCCCGCGACACGAAGACGGCCGCCTGGTCGGCCTGGTAAGGCCCGGTCCGCCCGGGAGCGTCGGGCGGTCCAACGGCGGCACGGCGGACCGACTAGTACCTAGTTTGACAACCCGCAAGCGCGACGCGTCACTCGATGGTCGTGCCCACCGCCGATCCGGTGGTCGAGGTGCTCGTCCCCCTGCTCCTCGCGCTGGCGCTGGGTGCGCTCGTCGGCCTCGAACGCGAGCAAAGCGAGTCCGGCGGGTCGTTCGCGGGGAGTCGGACGTTTCCGCTGTTCGCGCTGTACGGCGCGCTGGTTCAGGCGTTCTTTCCGAGCGCGCTCCCGCTCGCGGTCGGGGTGATCGTCGTCCCCCTCACCGTCGCGTACGTCGGGAAGGTCTGGTACGAGCGCGACATCGGCCTGACGACGCTCGTGGCCGCCCTCCTCACGGTCCTGCTCGGCGCGATGACGACCCACTCCGACCGCGGTGCGGTCGTCGCCATCGTCGTCGCCGGCGCGGTCACCGTGCTGCTGTCGGTGAAAGACCCCGTCCACGAGTTCGCCGACCGGATCGATCCCCACGAGCGGCGGGCGTCGGCGAAGTTCGTCCTCGTCGTCCTCGTCGTCCTCCCGGCGTTGCCCGACCGTTCGGTCGACGCGCTCTACGGGCTCAACCCCCGGTTCGTCTGGCTGATGGTCGTCTTCGTCACCGGCCTCGGGTTCGTCGCGTACCTGCTGGGACGCGTCCTCGGGACCGAACGCGGCATCGCCGTCACCGGGGTCGTCGGCGGGTTCGTCTCCTCGACCGCGACGACGGTGTCGATGGCGGAGAAGACGGTCCAGAACGCGACTCTGTATCACGTCTGCGCGTTCGCGGTCGTCACCGCCTCGATCGTGATGTTCCCGCGGGCGCTCATCGAGGTCGCGGTCGTCAACCCCGCGTTGCTCCCGAGCGTCGCGCCGCCGCTCGGCGCGATGACCGCGGTGGGCGTGGTCGCCGCCGGGGTGCTCTACTGGCGGACCGCCGCCGAGGAGACGGTCGAACCGGAGGAGCTCAAGAACCCGTTTCGCCTCCGACCGGCGCTCCTGTTCGGGGCCGTGTTCGCGGTCGTGTTGCTCGTCGCCGAGTCCGCCAACGAGTGGTTCGGCTCCGCCGGCGTGTACGCGACGGCGTTCTTCTCCGGACTGGCGGACGTCGACGCGATGACGATCACCCTGAGTCGGCTCGCGGCGGACGGAACGGTCCCGCCCGAGGTCGCCACGACGGGGATCGTCATCGCGGCCGTCGCGAACACCCTCGTCAAGGTCGCACTGGCGTGGCTCATCGGCACCCGTGAGCTGGGGAAACTCGTGACCGTCGTGCTCGGCGTCGTCGTCGTGAGCGGACTCGTCCTCCTCGGGGTCTGATCCCGGAGTTCCGGAGCGACCGCGGTCGCGACCGTCGATTCCCATCGGTTCGGAATGGCGCGGTAGCGTTTGTGCCTCGGGGTGAAACAGTTGGATATGTACTCGACGGTCCTGATCCCGACCGACGGAAGCAAGGGAACCGACGGCGCCATCGACCACGCTATCGACGTCGCCACCACGTACGACGCGGCGCTCCACACGCTCTACGTGGTCGATACCGATATCGGCGTCGACGCGTCGATCGCCGGGACGTTCGACGCCCTCGAGGACGTCGGGCGGGACGCGATCGACGAGGTCGTCAGCCGCGGGGAGGCCGCCGGCGTCGACCAGATCGAGGGCGCGATCGCCCAGGGGAAGCCCCACCGCGCGATCCTCGAATACGTCGACGAGCACGACGTCGATCTGGTCGTGATGGGCACCCACGGCCGCACGGGGCTGAACCGGTACCTGATCGGGAGCGTCACCGAACGAGTCGTCAGGCTCTCCGACACGCCGGTGTTGACGGTTCCGATGCGACCCGACGACGCCGAGGAGCCGTCGTGACCGGCCGAGCCAGGCGACCAAAGCGCGTCGTCGTCGAGTTCGCCGACGAGGAGGACGTCGACCACATCGCCCCGGAGCACACGCGCGGACGACGGCGGAACGGCCGGCGGACGGGGTGCCACGGGGATCGTCGCCCGGCCGCCGAGCGCTCCCGTGTCGCTCGTCCGGCGACCGGACTGCCGCTCGGTACCCCCGGGGCCCAAAGTACCGGTCGGTGCTTACCGACGGATGAGAACGGCTGGCGGGATATATAGATCGGGTCGGCGTCACACCGACCGAGCCGGTGCACCACGGCGACTGACGGCCTTCCACCATGACATACACACTGGAGATCAGCGACGAACTCAGGGACCGACTGGACGACCACCTCGAGGCGGACGAATCGTACGAGGAGTTCATCGCGGAGTTGGTCACCGTGTACGAGACCGAGGGGACGTTCCTCCAGGAGGGATACTCGGAGTGATCCGGCGCGGCGCGTGAGGATGCCGAGGACGAACGGGTGACGTCGGTCCGGCGTCGCAGGAGGAACGGCGCATACAAGTGTGAACTGTTCGACACAAACGCGCTTCAGCGAGCCCTTTTGAGGTCATCTACGGAACCACCGACCCATGCGATCCACGCCAGGACGTCGAGATCGACGATCGAGCGGTCGAGTCCGGCCCCGCCCCGGAGGCCGACGATGAGCGAGTGGCGAGTCGCGGACCCGAGCGCCCGGCTCACCGATCCCGATGCGGCCGAGCAGCCCCGAGAGACGACGTTCGCCGACGCGGCGGGTCGCGCGAACTTCGTCGTCCACGAGCCGACCGCGCTCCCCGACGACTGCGCGGTCGAGACGGTGACGTATCGACCCGAACAGCCGCCGGGCAGACCCGAGGGAGTCGACGCGGCGGACATCGGGCAGACGCCGTGGAGCGACGGCAACCCAGCAAGCGTCCGGGCGGTCGTCCGCGGCGACGGACGGGCGCTGCGTATCAAGCAGTTCCTGTACGACTGGGCGCCGCCGGCCGCCGGCGTCGCGCCGCTGTGGCGGACCCCCAACCCGACGCCCGTCGAGTGCGACGACGCCGTCGGCTGGCTCGGGACGGACTACGAGGGCAGACGCGGCGCGTGTCTCCAGCGCGAGCGCGCACAGATCGAGATCTCCGTCACCGACGGCGCGTTCGACGACGACGAACTCGCGGCGGTGCTGCGCGGGTTCGCCCCGGCGGACGCGGCCGCGAGCCGCGGCGTCCGCGAGGCGCCGTTTCACGCGCTGCACTACTGGGTCAGGTACGGCTGTCGCCCGCCCGCCGTCCCCCACGGCCTGTGGGACTATTCGGGACCTCGCCCGTACGACGAGAGCCGACCCGTTTCCATGAACGCGCTCGCGCGCGAGCCGCCCGCCCGGCCGCTGGTTCCCGCGGACGACGACGCGTTCGTCCTCGACTCTGCGCTGGCGTTTCCCGACGCGGACGCGGTCGAGGTCGTCCTCCGGAGCCGGGCGAACGGGAGCGACCACCTCTGGATCACCGCCGCGGCCGAGGGAAGTCCGCTCGCGCCCGCCATCCCCCCGGAGCCGGCCGACCAGTCCTGCGAGCGTCGCGGGCGGATCGACTGCCGCGACACGGCCGTTCACTACGCCGCCCTCGACGAGGCGTACGGCGCGTGGGAGGCGCTGTGGCGCGAGGAGGGAACCCGATACGCCGCGTGGGCCGGCCCCTCGCTCGCGCTCGACGGCGCCGGGGTTCGCGACGTGATCGACGGGATGACCGTGCCCTGAGTCGGAGGAGATCGCCGCCGGCGCCGGCCGCCGAACGCTCCCGCGATTTCTCCGCCGGAATCCCCGATCGAACCCCGGTTGTCACGCCGGAGGGATGGCCTTTTATCGGTCCGGCGAAGCGTCGTGGACAAGCCATGCCGAGCGACGAGCGGACGGGGCTGACTGTCCACGAGCTGTTCCTGCTGTGGGCGGCCCGACGGACCGGGATACTCGAGGCGCTGCTGTCGACGGCGGGGACGCCGGCGGCGGTGGCCGCGGCGACCGACGTCGCCGAGCCGTCCGCCGAGCGCGTCGTTCGGGCGCTCGCGCGGATCGGGTTCCTCGAGCGCGTGGGCGACGAGTACGAGCCGACGAACCGAGCGCTCGGGCTGCTCGCCAAGCGCGACGTGCGCTCGATCGGGCCGATCCCACACGAGCTCGACCGACTCGACGAGCTGGTCGAGCTGCCCGAAACGCTGGAGACGGGCGTGGCGCCCGAGCGTCACGACGAGTGGGGGGCGAACGCGCTGGGAGCCCACTACGCCACCGACGAGGCGACCGTTCGCGCGTCCGTCACCGCCGCCGTGCGGGCCCTCCCCGACGCCCGGTCCGTCGTCGACCTGAGCGGCGGATCCGGCGTGTACGCCCGCGAGTTCGCCGCTCGCGGTCTCGACGCGACGCTGGTCACGTCGCCGGCGACGGCCGAGCGGCTGGGCCGAGTGCACGGCGATCGCGTCCGGATCCACGCGGACGTTCCCGCGACGCTCGACTCCGGCTTCGACGTGGCGTTTCTCGGCGACGCCCTCTCCGCGATGGGTCCCGCTGCGGCGCGCGCGACCTGCTCGGTCGCCGCCGACCTCCTCGGCGACGACGGGGCCGTCGTCGCGACGGACGTGTTCGCCGACGGGGACGACGTGGCGGCGGTCACGGCGGAGGTCCGCGGGCTCGCGGCCGACCACGGCGGCGCCCACGCGCCCGAAGCCGTCCGCGACTGGTTGATCGACGCCGGGCTCGCCGACGTGCGAGTGTCAGCGATCCCCGGAACGGATCGCGGCGCCGCGATGGGAACACTCGACACCTGATCGTCGATATCCGACGTTCTGTAGTATGTTTCCGGTCAGACACCACCAATAGCGGTGTAAAACCCATGTTTTGTCGTGTGATCTCGCGTTCGATTTCGTCGATCCCGCTCCCACGGATCGGCGATCTGTTTTAAGCCAACACGACGCGTGCAGTCACCGTGAGTTCCAGATCGGTTCGGGATACCGATCTCGTAGTGTCAACCGGACGAACCCAGTCCCCTTCGAGATCGATCGAGAGTGTTCCGCTCGTGAGCGCGGGCGTCGTGTCACCGGAGACAGTTCGAGTCGTCGGGGACGGGTGGGAGTTCGTCGTGTCGTCGCCCGAGGTGTTCGTGGCGTTCGTCCTCTGGCAGCTGTTGCTGTTGTACACCGTTCCGGTAGCGTTCTGGGACTACGAGGTGCTCGTGTACGCGGTCCATTTGTGGCGCCGCGAACGGAGCAGCGACCCCACCGTGTCGTGGGATCTCGACGCCGTCCAGGTGCGTGTCCTGACGATCGACAACGAGCGTGTCGTTCAGCGGACGGTCGACTCGCTGCCAGACGGGATCGTCGACGTGGTCGTCGTCGCGGAGGCGCCGATCGCCGTCGACGGCGCGGAGGTGCTCGTCGTCCCGGAGGAGTTCAGCTGTACGGCGACCCACAAGGGGCGGGCCGTCGAGTGGGCCCGACGCTATCACCCTACCGACCGTGAGTACGTGCTGTATCTCGACGAGGACACGGACGCGTCGGCGCTGACGTGTATCCCGTCGAACGCCGACGTGGTCCAGTTCCGCGAACGTCCGTCCAGAAGCGACGGCCTCCTCCCGTTCCTCGCGGAGATCCACCGGATCGGCTTCAACGTCGAACAGCGGGCGTTCCCGTTCTTCGACGTCCCGTTTTACGCGTGGGGCGGCGGTATCGCGATCCGCCGGAGCCTGGAGGAGCAGGTCACGTGGGACACCCAGACGATCGTCGAGGACTCCGTGTTCCTCTGGCGGGCGGTCCTGGAGTTCGGGGCGACGCTCGAGATCGCCGACGTGTACCTGCGCAACCAGGCACCCCCGTCCGTGTGGGCGATGATCTCACAGCGCCGTCAGTGGCTTACCGGCACGCGGTCGCGGTCGAACCTGCTTCCGCGGGACTACCGGTCGCTGTATCACCTCCGCGATCTCGGGTGGGCGCTGTCGACGTTCGGGCCGCTCCTGTGGGTCGCATCGCTCGCGAGCTACCTCGGGTACACGGATCTCTCGCTGCTTCCGGTGTTCTTCCCGGAGGCGTACACCGCGCTGTCGCTGCTCCTGCTGGGACACGTGTACGCGTGGTCGGTGATCGGGCTGGTCGCCTACCGGCCGCATCCGGCGGTGTGGGTGTTCCTGCTCGTGTTCACGCCGTTCGTCGTCACCCTCCACTCCGCAGGCGCGCTGTACGGGATGGTGCGGCCCGCGAAGTCGTTCGCGGTCACACGGAAGGTCGTCGACGTCGCCCCTGCCGCCATCGAGGACGCACTGATGGACGCACTCGACCTCGACGAGAACCAGCCGAACGCCGAACCCCCCGTCGAGAGCGACGGCGGCGAACACGTACTTCACGAGGCGTCGGCGGACGGGGATCGCCTGTCCCGGACGAAGAGGTCACGATGACGACACGGCGAGGACGACAGGGTGCCCGAAACGCTCGAGCCGGCGCCTCGAGCCGCCCGGCGATCGACGGGTCGGACGGTCGTCTCGGCGGCGCGTTTCTCGGAACGGCACCCGAGTCGCTCGAACGGGCCGCCGCCGCGGAGGCGTGGCTCTCGACCCGACTGGACGTCCAGACCGTCTTCGAACCGTGGGCGACGGCGCCGGCGGCGATCGACGATCTGTTCGACAGGCTGGGGACGCTGTGGGACGCCGGGCGGACGCCGCTGCTCACGTGGGAACCGTACACGCGAAC
This genomic interval carries:
- a CDS encoding MgtC/SapB family protein, with protein sequence MVVPTADPVVEVLVPLLLALALGALVGLEREQSESGGSFAGSRTFPLFALYGALVQAFFPSALPLAVGVIVVPLTVAYVGKVWYERDIGLTTLVAALLTVLLGAMTTHSDRGAVVAIVVAGAVTVLLSVKDPVHEFADRIDPHERRASAKFVLVVLVVLPALPDRSVDALYGLNPRFVWLMVVFVTGLGFVAYLLGRVLGTERGIAVTGVVGGFVSSTATTVSMAEKTVQNATLYHVCAFAVVTASIVMFPRALIEVAVVNPALLPSVAPPLGAMTAVGVVAAGVLYWRTAAEETVEPEELKNPFRLRPALLFGAVFAVVLLVAESANEWFGSAGVYATAFFSGLADVDAMTITLSRLAADGTVPPEVATTGIVIAAVANTLVKVALAWLIGTRELGKLVTVVLGVVVVSGLVLLGV
- a CDS encoding universal stress protein, which codes for MYSTVLIPTDGSKGTDGAIDHAIDVATTYDAALHTLYVVDTDIGVDASIAGTFDALEDVGRDAIDEVVSRGEAAGVDQIEGAIAQGKPHRAILEYVDEHDVDLVVMGTHGRTGLNRYLIGSVTERVVRLSDTPVLTVPMRPDDAEEPS
- a CDS encoding DUF7557 family protein, giving the protein MTYTLEISDELRDRLDDHLEADESYEEFIAELVTVYETEGTFLQEGYSE
- a CDS encoding class I SAM-dependent methyltransferase, with product MPSDERTGLTVHELFLLWAARRTGILEALLSTAGTPAAVAAATDVAEPSAERVVRALARIGFLERVGDEYEPTNRALGLLAKRDVRSIGPIPHELDRLDELVELPETLETGVAPERHDEWGANALGAHYATDEATVRASVTAAVRALPDARSVVDLSGGSGVYAREFAARGLDATLVTSPATAERLGRVHGDRVRIHADVPATLDSGFDVAFLGDALSAMGPAAARATCSVAADLLGDDGAVVATDVFADGDDVAAVTAEVRGLAADHGGAHAPEAVRDWLIDAGLADVRVSAIPGTDRGAAMGTLDT
- a CDS encoding glycosyltransferase, producing the protein MSAGVVSPETVRVVGDGWEFVVSSPEVFVAFVLWQLLLLYTVPVAFWDYEVLVYAVHLWRRERSSDPTVSWDLDAVQVRVLTIDNERVVQRTVDSLPDGIVDVVVVAEAPIAVDGAEVLVVPEEFSCTATHKGRAVEWARRYHPTDREYVLYLDEDTDASALTCIPSNADVVQFRERPSRSDGLLPFLAEIHRIGFNVEQRAFPFFDVPFYAWGGGIAIRRSLEEQVTWDTQTIVEDSVFLWRAVLEFGATLEIADVYLRNQAPPSVWAMISQRRQWLTGTRSRSNLLPRDYRSLYHLRDLGWALSTFGPLLWVASLASYLGYTDLSLLPVFFPEAYTALSLLLLGHVYAWSVIGLVAYRPHPAVWVFLLVFTPFVVTLHSAGALYGMVRPAKSFAVTRKVVDVAPAAIEDALMDALDLDENQPNAEPPVESDGGEHVLHEASADGDRLSRTKRSR